Proteins found in one Triticum aestivum cultivar Chinese Spring chromosome 4D, IWGSC CS RefSeq v2.1, whole genome shotgun sequence genomic segment:
- the LOC123099645 gene encoding uncharacterized protein: MPCGVCGCACRTGGEAPNGELDAPLPDIETGSGQGAAPLDAQVSPLNIAIHRVSLFLVWVYLLDLMRRFAMKHTDGDIWFSTLAVLLMALPVTEYFLITAMCEHNPDGLMWRLY; the protein is encoded by the exons ATGCCGTGCGGAGTGTGCGGCTGCGCATGCCGCACCGGCGGCGAGGCCCCCAATGGGGAGCTGGATGCGCCGCTGCCTGACATTGAGACAGGATCTGGCCAGGGCGCGGCGCCACTGGACGCCCAAGTATCGCCGCTGAACATCGCTATTCATCGG GTATCATTGTTCTTGGTGTGGGTGTATTTGCTGGATTTAATGAGAAGATTTGCGATGAAACATACCGACGGAGACATATGGTTTAGCACACTTGCTGTGCTTCTTATGGCCTTACCGGTGACAGAGTACTTCTTAATTACTGCCATGTGTGAGCACAACCCAGATGGTTTGATGTGGAGGCTATATTGA